One window of uncultured Erythrobacter sp. genomic DNA carries:
- a CDS encoding phage tail protein, with product MTRITPSFLSLLPPVYRGDGTLDGDNEIAAFTQLLDASRAEIERDIEELYDSWFVETCPGKSLPSRAALVGMQKFPASAHSSRRLVADQAGFAACKGTAKATCQALSSLGGWPCSIEYDAAQTLGRINVGQMRVQRLKGASPHFALSNDFGTAFWLHPLGFDTPLYRNADEGGVLSREVDTNELAAHVTIFRRNGAEGEWRKVPLKPTDLSGWEYGNPFDKGACIDPELGRLWIGVKNLKAEDLMVSFSLAAVLPESAEPTPSRFKSLAAIPGDDPDKINAKPKAWKAYIHRLVKPGYRHGVHHFTNLRNAILASANVSEDLHFHLLDSASHEIDEITFKDRGKNCPSQPNRERRVKISARAGERPVLRGDIVCVSEGRKLKLELCDLTLDGRLGLFGNVEAVLARTLLFPVSLWKRTAVPSPAILIDGLDSDEGGSLRASSSIIGATECWNRVTLSLADSIMDDPFRDAALSGSATVYAIRSTVLGPIEAWSIEAETCAFMGSLDIQGSHELGDSWVGLKSDTQHFVSTSLSQPGYGAPDRSLIPNLLVREAKQGDLGSTHSDHTGMREELIRNALGLDALRNAAEPSELLPLGLTVQVNFVQENFALHS from the coding sequence ATGACCCGGATCACGCCCTCATTCCTCTCGCTTCTGCCTCCGGTCTATCGCGGTGATGGCACGCTGGATGGCGACAATGAGATCGCGGCTTTCACCCAGTTGCTTGACGCATCCCGGGCTGAAATCGAGCGGGATATCGAAGAGCTGTATGATAGCTGGTTCGTCGAAACCTGCCCAGGCAAGTCGCTCCCGTCGCGGGCGGCATTGGTGGGGATGCAAAAATTTCCTGCCTCGGCACATAGCAGCCGCAGGCTTGTTGCCGATCAGGCGGGTTTTGCCGCTTGCAAGGGAACCGCGAAAGCCACCTGTCAGGCGCTTTCGTCGCTCGGTGGTTGGCCCTGTTCCATTGAGTATGATGCCGCGCAGACACTTGGCCGGATCAATGTCGGGCAAATGCGGGTTCAGCGGCTGAAGGGGGCCAGCCCGCATTTTGCGCTTTCGAATGATTTCGGCACTGCATTCTGGTTACATCCGCTGGGCTTTGACACGCCGCTCTATCGCAATGCGGATGAGGGGGGCGTGCTGTCGCGCGAAGTGGATACGAATGAGCTTGCCGCCCATGTCACGATATTCCGGCGGAACGGAGCGGAAGGTGAATGGCGCAAGGTTCCGCTTAAGCCAACCGACCTCTCTGGCTGGGAGTATGGCAATCCTTTCGATAAAGGCGCGTGCATAGACCCGGAACTGGGACGCCTATGGATCGGCGTGAAGAACCTGAAAGCCGAAGACCTGATGGTCAGCTTTTCGCTCGCGGCGGTCTTGCCGGAATCAGCAGAGCCAACGCCCTCAAGATTCAAGTCCCTCGCTGCGATACCGGGCGATGATCCGGACAAGATCAATGCCAAACCCAAAGCTTGGAAGGCGTATATCCACCGTCTGGTAAAGCCGGGCTACCGGCATGGAGTCCATCATTTCACCAATCTGCGAAACGCCATTCTTGCCTCGGCAAATGTGTCTGAGGACTTGCATTTTCACCTGCTTGATTCAGCGAGCCACGAAATCGATGAGATCACATTTAAAGATCGCGGCAAAAACTGCCCGTCCCAGCCCAATAGAGAGCGCAGGGTGAAAATCTCGGCCAGGGCTGGCGAGCGACCAGTGTTGCGCGGTGATATTGTATGCGTTTCCGAAGGACGAAAGTTGAAGCTGGAGCTGTGCGATCTGACTCTGGACGGGCGACTGGGCTTGTTCGGGAATGTCGAAGCGGTGCTTGCCCGCACCCTGCTTTTTCCTGTCTCGCTCTGGAAGCGCACTGCTGTGCCTTCGCCAGCGATTCTGATCGATGGACTGGACTCTGACGAAGGTGGATCCTTGAGGGCCTCATCCAGTATCATTGGAGCTACCGAATGCTGGAACAGGGTCACTTTGTCGCTGGCTGACAGCATAATGGATGATCCGTTTCGCGATGCAGCGCTAAGCGGTAGCGCAACAGTCTATGCAATCCGTTCGACCGTTCTGGGTCCGATTGAGGCCTGGTCAATCGAGGCGGAAACATGCGCATTTATGGGCAGTCTCGACATTCAAGGTTCGCACGAATTAGGAGACAGCTGGGTCGGTTTGAAGTCCGACACGCAGCACTTCGTTTCGACGTCGCTGTCCCAGCCAGGCTATGGAGCCCCAGACCGTTCGCTGATTCCAAACCTGCTTGTCCGAGAGGCCAAGCAGGGAGATCTGGGTTCAACCCATTCGGACCATACAGGCATGCGAGAGGAGTTGATCCGCAATGCTTTGGGGCTGGACGCGCTGAGGAATGCAGCAGAACCCAGCGAGCTTTTGCCACTGGGCCTGACAGTGCAGGTCAACTTCGTTCAGGAGAATTTCGCGCTTCACAGCTAG
- a CDS encoding baseplate J/gp47 family protein has translation MARILDKPRKRSRRALHHEHRLDAVPTSLWALVTDMPSDVSRALLSTWYTLKHVLEFYGQRIDEEGSIDSARESNSVRWLAEMGGLRPRPAECAQTLLALTLDDTGKRATSINLSGEGDICVQNAPQHGETAAIFESAQAIALNSDWNRMALQTRSARGLPVLVHGSTGLSFGSGTAQWRKGDGLMLHLKSLESGSLRQEFVTVDGIESLIGRGETIITWADCLKLVDGPNGTPSADTFLVEKVEHFGQPSALFGKSAAAWDSLPAQEKAVKGLVAGGLLQLNGKASGYWQNAAFGLPRSDATCVLQLRSGVILLGTSKGLYRREPEGKWEKTRLPAGEHDVTVLSDHEEVVTTSTSSHVKVTSVGAGIAKAALAGLGGLLGGLISWALPKPKISVTTTKTTTITRSVDTGLVYAGTKAGKVLVSADLGVSWSELSSKNGAAGTPINALLVALDETNSNRMLVAATSQGLKSFNFAEDKWKVAAPDQANGQAVNAMVPFLDELVIATDFGLFKVTDIFEEQIGFELISDKHLSCTSLEVSDDKKTLFIGTQSGVWKTADLTLLDEFSTGFDGTQGPVFSLCCHGTTLHAATGRGVFKSPLSAANWTKASAQVVPLFDAPQGFADDLKSKGQVGPDLSRAFALAGLTMPSDTKPQHLPKPPDGAIDAWTVSNDDQQYLVVRRSQQLVVGLLTPIPFANAMASCGTSLLAATRESGPLNREWPGFGQPADMITLERRATGIKPQSTVLVSGEGLEQPRRAAVIKVETLLHKAFGKSSNVTQLTLGKKDEQLALASRRNALLYPLKGEVAPLGASRPHGPFSGKAVALKSAPPSLNLGRQVLVQGKRRALAAIAPIPTKATAKAGKLDKIFVKHNQLKPSQFMAELDCGVIGKHAKPALKSIGIVAGPSTSAVVIKPSVSWLIRQQARDKDAVWQILVFGCDVYLAPLPLYECLEIKSDGSPKTIRAANGKPTLFPDGFRHIWQYPAHWQVEACERAIVASHDADALTFQERVCTPFDPASTRINANVVSAVAQQTIGVELLGSQARKRGALSEFTLSHGPLAYEIAGEGARPLIDIYVNPPAKAFSTQDIELVQQGSRWTPVEGLACASSNARVFKPIATGKSYTDLLFGDGVNGARLPDGDAHIAASYKIGGGESGNVAAGAIKAMRRKPLGITRVTNPFAAHGGRDAEATEELRRRTSRARCLSRQIVTLEDYAGFAQGFERVARAEAVSLSATKTTPATICVAIVWRDSPTETESDRRLADMSNAMMLNRVDALELKVVASRTHEAVLSVQITPQQTANPALLQKAVKEALFERFGKGAWPIGKDMPLSAIAHCIDSVPGIAGRAISHFAGCVVDHDFTSTGTVLEFITADKIWIDSFDTICAPGNVCFLNNESISVTIS, from the coding sequence ATGGCCCGGATCCTTGACAAGCCGCGCAAGCGGTCCAGGCGGGCATTGCACCACGAGCATCGACTGGATGCCGTTCCAACCTCGTTATGGGCGCTCGTCACGGACATGCCATCCGATGTCAGCCGTGCGCTGCTTTCCACATGGTATACGCTCAAACATGTGCTCGAATTCTACGGGCAAAGGATTGATGAAGAAGGATCGATTGACAGCGCGCGCGAAAGCAATTCGGTGCGTTGGCTGGCGGAGATGGGGGGGCTTAGACCGCGCCCGGCCGAATGCGCGCAAACACTGCTGGCGCTGACATTGGATGATACAGGCAAGCGGGCAACCTCGATCAACCTGTCGGGCGAGGGCGACATTTGCGTCCAGAACGCCCCTCAACACGGCGAAACCGCCGCGATTTTTGAGAGCGCGCAAGCAATAGCGCTCAATTCGGACTGGAACCGGATGGCGTTGCAGACGCGTAGCGCCCGGGGCTTGCCGGTATTGGTTCACGGGTCGACGGGACTCTCCTTCGGTTCTGGCACCGCGCAGTGGCGCAAGGGGGATGGGCTGATGCTCCACCTCAAGTCGCTGGAAAGTGGCTCCTTGCGGCAAGAATTTGTGACGGTTGATGGCATTGAAAGTCTTATCGGGCGCGGCGAAACAATCATCACCTGGGCAGATTGCCTGAAGCTTGTTGATGGGCCGAATGGCACACCTTCGGCCGACACCTTTCTGGTCGAGAAAGTCGAACATTTCGGGCAGCCATCCGCACTTTTCGGCAAGAGCGCTGCAGCGTGGGACAGCCTTCCTGCGCAAGAGAAAGCAGTCAAGGGTTTGGTTGCCGGCGGACTTTTGCAGCTTAATGGCAAGGCGTCCGGCTATTGGCAGAATGCCGCCTTTGGCCTGCCGCGCAGCGATGCCACCTGTGTCCTTCAGCTCAGATCAGGTGTCATTCTACTGGGCACGTCCAAGGGGCTTTATCGCCGCGAGCCGGAGGGCAAGTGGGAGAAGACGCGCTTGCCGGCTGGCGAACATGACGTCACCGTTTTGAGCGACCATGAGGAGGTCGTCACCACCAGCACCTCTTCGCATGTAAAAGTAACTTCGGTCGGTGCGGGCATAGCAAAGGCGGCTCTTGCGGGTCTCGGCGGACTTCTTGGTGGATTGATCTCCTGGGCCTTACCCAAACCCAAGATTTCGGTGACAACCACGAAGACGACAACGATCACGCGATCGGTGGATACCGGCCTTGTCTATGCCGGGACGAAGGCGGGCAAGGTTCTGGTTTCTGCTGATCTTGGGGTGAGCTGGTCGGAACTGTCCTCCAAGAACGGCGCGGCTGGCACGCCGATCAACGCACTTCTCGTTGCGTTGGATGAGACGAACAGCAACCGCATGCTTGTTGCAGCGACCTCGCAAGGTTTGAAGAGCTTCAACTTTGCCGAGGACAAGTGGAAAGTGGCGGCGCCGGATCAGGCCAATGGTCAGGCGGTAAATGCCATGGTGCCTTTTCTCGACGAACTGGTGATCGCGACCGATTTCGGCCTGTTCAAAGTGACGGACATCTTCGAAGAGCAGATCGGTTTCGAACTGATCTCTGACAAGCACCTTTCGTGCACCTCACTCGAGGTGAGCGATGACAAGAAGACGCTTTTCATCGGCACTCAATCAGGCGTCTGGAAGACCGCTGACCTGACACTCCTCGATGAGTTCAGCACCGGCTTTGACGGCACTCAAGGACCCGTTTTCAGTCTGTGCTGTCACGGCACAACGCTCCACGCCGCCACGGGTCGCGGCGTCTTCAAAAGCCCGCTTTCGGCCGCGAATTGGACAAAGGCATCTGCGCAAGTTGTGCCTCTGTTCGATGCGCCGCAAGGCTTCGCTGACGATCTGAAATCCAAAGGACAAGTCGGTCCCGATCTTTCACGCGCCTTTGCTTTGGCAGGGCTGACCATGCCGTCAGACACAAAGCCTCAACACCTTCCCAAACCACCTGACGGCGCCATTGATGCCTGGACTGTCTCAAATGACGACCAGCAATACCTTGTCGTAAGGCGCAGCCAACAATTGGTCGTTGGATTGCTCACGCCTATACCATTCGCCAATGCGATGGCGTCTTGCGGGACAAGCCTGCTTGCCGCGACCCGTGAGAGCGGACCTCTCAATCGCGAATGGCCAGGGTTCGGCCAGCCGGCGGATATGATCACGCTGGAGAGGCGGGCAACTGGTATCAAGCCGCAGAGCACAGTGCTGGTCAGTGGAGAAGGCCTTGAACAGCCGCGCAGGGCGGCGGTGATCAAGGTGGAGACTTTACTCCACAAGGCTTTTGGAAAATCGTCGAATGTCACTCAGCTGACGCTTGGCAAGAAGGACGAGCAACTCGCGCTGGCCTCGCGCCGCAATGCCTTGCTCTATCCGCTCAAAGGTGAGGTCGCACCGCTTGGGGCGAGCAGACCGCATGGGCCGTTCTCGGGCAAGGCGGTCGCCCTGAAGTCTGCTCCGCCATCGCTTAATTTGGGTCGGCAAGTGCTTGTCCAAGGCAAGCGCCGCGCGCTTGCAGCGATTGCACCGATCCCTACCAAGGCCACCGCTAAAGCAGGCAAGCTCGACAAAATATTCGTCAAACACAACCAGTTAAAGCCGTCGCAATTCATGGCCGAGCTTGATTGCGGCGTCATCGGCAAGCATGCGAAACCTGCGCTCAAGAGCATCGGGATCGTCGCCGGTCCCAGCACGAGCGCTGTAGTGATCAAGCCGTCTGTGAGCTGGCTCATCCGGCAGCAGGCTCGCGACAAAGATGCCGTCTGGCAGATTCTCGTGTTCGGCTGCGATGTCTATCTCGCGCCGCTCCCGCTTTACGAATGTCTTGAGATCAAGAGCGATGGATCGCCCAAGACTATCCGCGCCGCGAACGGTAAACCAACCTTATTCCCGGATGGTTTTCGGCACATCTGGCAATATCCCGCTCACTGGCAGGTCGAAGCGTGCGAGCGCGCGATTGTGGCCAGTCACGATGCGGACGCTCTCACGTTTCAAGAGCGTGTCTGCACACCTTTTGACCCTGCAAGCACTAGAATAAATGCCAATGTCGTGAGCGCTGTTGCGCAGCAGACGATCGGAGTTGAATTGCTCGGCAGTCAAGCCCGCAAACGGGGAGCGCTATCGGAGTTCACGCTGTCTCACGGGCCGCTCGCTTATGAAATAGCGGGTGAAGGCGCGCGGCCCTTGATCGACATCTACGTCAATCCGCCGGCGAAGGCGTTCAGCACCCAGGACATCGAGCTTGTCCAACAAGGATCGCGCTGGACTCCGGTGGAGGGGCTGGCCTGCGCTTCGAGCAATGCGCGCGTGTTCAAGCCAATCGCAACAGGCAAGAGCTATACGGATCTGCTCTTTGGCGACGGAGTGAACGGCGCAAGACTGCCGGATGGCGATGCGCACATCGCAGCATCCTACAAGATTGGCGGCGGGGAAAGCGGCAATGTAGCCGCTGGAGCAATAAAGGCCATGCGCCGCAAACCGCTGGGTATCACCCGCGTCACCAATCCCTTTGCCGCGCATGGTGGCCGCGATGCGGAAGCAACTGAAGAGCTGCGACGCCGTACGTCGCGCGCGCGCTGCTTGTCGCGGCAGATCGTGACCTTGGAGGATTATGCCGGCTTCGCTCAAGGGTTCGAGCGGGTGGCGCGGGCAGAGGCGGTCTCGCTCTCCGCAACAAAAACTACGCCAGCGACTATTTGCGTCGCCATTGTTTGGCGCGATTCTCCGACTGAGACGGAATCCGATCGACGTCTTGCCGATATGTCCAACGCCATGATGCTCAACCGGGTTGACGCGCTTGAATTGAAAGTTGTGGCGTCGCGGACCCACGAAGCAGTGTTGAGTGTCCAGATCACTCCGCAACAAACAGCCAATCCCGCGCTGCTGCAAAAGGCGGTGAAAGAGGCGCTGTTCGAACGCTTTGGCAAAGGCGCATGGCCAATTGGCAAAGACATGCCATTAAGCGCCATTGCGCATTGCATTGACTCTGTGCCGGGAATTGCAGGACGCGCGATCTCCCATTTTGCAGGTTGCGTGGTCGATCACGATTTCACCAGCACCGGCACGGTTTTGGAATTCATCACAGCAGACAAGATCTGGATCGATTCTTTCGACACGATATGTGCACCGGGCAACGTCTGTTTCCTGAACAATGAATCCATCAGCGTCACGATCTCATGA
- a CDS encoding baseplate J/gp47 family protein, with translation MNEVSAPSTYLARDYESFRKLLLARLEEVRPGTNALPVASIEMLMIEAMAYMGDYLAYYQDAVGTEAYVETARQRKSLARHAALLGKTINEGCCARTLVRFQTHAEQAQVALGTQLLTALSDFEDLHIDDDPERDEVTYFSTLHTVTVRKEHCTIPLAAQQDGLFTSGNQALLQGSYGHLRSGDFLILHAKRHDWFHPVRLTSCVVSADQTRIGWAADDLLPIGAPSDAQWEAWGNLALAEEGRMEKVGRPLEFSQETTHPLLRAPMPAFAERFDEGSDTSAAARLLKPDPLAAEPSIILEEQWCSDGPADPAATWHGSRKVFDDDGKSRIFVPELIDNAYIALRFARAAKAQDEGVPLYPSYRVSQGSRGNIAPEALIHMIGANPSIYAATNPRAATGGRDPESLEEARGRLLSNCAERALTRCVSKVDFANVATGFAGASEAKVDFPAVNGARLVTVQIAPQPGRELDKSMTAELQATLQARAIVGDIVEVTAVPVIKPYLSLSIQTEHGTDLTALRKRIEYKLGKLSPGIGKALMPNDILSALEDTDGISHSKLTRLDLDHADLGAGAGKVLQITPDDAACVRIDSAHIALNLVGAV, from the coding sequence ATGAATGAGGTGAGCGCTCCTTCCACCTATCTTGCGCGCGATTACGAGAGTTTTCGCAAGCTGCTGCTAGCGCGACTGGAAGAGGTGCGCCCCGGCACAAACGCCTTGCCGGTTGCCAGTATCGAGATGCTGATGATCGAGGCGATGGCCTATATGGGCGACTACCTCGCCTATTATCAGGACGCTGTCGGGACCGAGGCCTATGTCGAGACAGCCCGGCAGCGCAAGTCGCTTGCGCGTCACGCAGCACTGCTGGGCAAGACCATAAATGAAGGGTGCTGCGCGCGTACTCTGGTGCGGTTTCAGACGCATGCAGAACAAGCACAGGTTGCACTGGGCACCCAGTTGCTGACCGCTTTGTCCGACTTTGAAGACCTGCATATCGACGATGATCCCGAGCGCGACGAGGTCACCTATTTTTCGACGCTTCACACGGTCACGGTCCGCAAGGAACACTGCACCATCCCGCTGGCCGCGCAGCAGGATGGCTTGTTCACCAGCGGCAATCAGGCGTTGCTGCAAGGCAGTTACGGCCACCTGCGCAGCGGAGATTTTCTTATCCTCCATGCGAAGAGACACGACTGGTTTCACCCAGTCCGTCTGACATCGTGCGTCGTTTCGGCGGACCAAACGCGGATCGGCTGGGCGGCTGATGATCTTTTGCCAATAGGTGCCCCAAGCGATGCACAATGGGAGGCGTGGGGCAATCTTGCTCTCGCCGAGGAAGGGCGAATGGAGAAGGTAGGCCGCCCGCTCGAATTCTCTCAAGAGACAACCCATCCGCTCCTGCGCGCGCCCATGCCTGCCTTTGCCGAAAGGTTTGATGAAGGTTCGGATACTTCGGCTGCCGCTCGCCTGCTGAAGCCAGACCCGCTTGCGGCAGAGCCTTCGATCATCCTCGAAGAGCAATGGTGCTCCGACGGCCCGGCCGATCCTGCTGCGACATGGCATGGCTCGCGCAAGGTGTTCGATGACGATGGAAAATCGCGCATCTTCGTGCCCGAACTGATCGACAATGCCTATATCGCACTGCGCTTTGCGCGTGCCGCAAAGGCTCAAGATGAGGGTGTGCCGCTTTACCCGTCCTATCGCGTTTCGCAGGGCTCACGCGGGAATATCGCGCCCGAAGCGTTGATCCATATGATCGGAGCGAACCCAAGCATCTATGCCGCGACCAATCCGCGGGCTGCCACCGGCGGACGCGATCCGGAATCTCTGGAGGAGGCTCGCGGCAGGTTGCTATCCAATTGTGCTGAGCGCGCGCTGACGCGCTGCGTATCAAAGGTTGATTTTGCAAATGTCGCCACTGGCTTTGCAGGCGCAAGCGAAGCGAAAGTGGATTTCCCCGCGGTCAACGGCGCTCGCCTCGTCACAGTTCAGATCGCTCCCCAGCCTGGCCGCGAACTGGACAAGTCCATGACTGCGGAGCTGCAAGCAACACTGCAAGCGCGTGCAATCGTCGGAGATATCGTCGAAGTCACGGCCGTGCCGGTGATCAAACCCTATCTGTCCCTGAGCATTCAGACAGAGCACGGCACCGACCTCACTGCATTGCGCAAACGGATTGAGTATAAGCTTGGCAAGCTGTCCCCTGGGATCGGCAAGGCTTTGATGCCCAATGATATCCTTTCCGCGCTCGAAGACACAGACGGGATTTCGCACTCCAAGCTCACGCGGCTCGACCTTGACCACGCTGACCTTGGAGCCGGTGCTGGCAAGGTGCTTCAAATCACGCCCGACGACGCGGCTTGCGTTCGCATCGACAGCGCTCATATCGCGCTCAATCTGGTGGGAGCGGTCTGA
- a CDS encoding GPW/gp25 family protein, which yields MSTRAAFPYAVTPAGPTMLAEGQDALAQMLMQIIMVEPGERLNRPQFGSPLKALVFEAANSEVTAAYSALIQSALHRWSEGRFHVISLDIKTVQETALVNVTYQDTTRRTTHTISLPYDAAAS from the coding sequence ATGAGCACTCGCGCTGCCTTTCCTTATGCAGTCACCCCTGCCGGGCCGACGATGCTCGCCGAAGGGCAGGATGCGCTGGCGCAGATGCTGATGCAGATCATCATGGTCGAACCGGGCGAGCGCCTGAACCGTCCGCAATTCGGCAGTCCGTTAAAGGCGCTGGTCTTCGAAGCAGCGAATAGCGAGGTTACCGCCGCCTATTCGGCTCTGATCCAGAGCGCGCTTCACCGCTGGTCCGAAGGGCGCTTTCACGTCATCTCGCTCGACATCAAGACTGTGCAGGAAACCGCGCTGGTCAATGTGACCTATCAGGACACAACCAGACGCACGACCCATACGATCTCTCTACCATATGACGCGGCAGCATCATGA
- a CDS encoding phage baseplate assembly protein V encodes MTWPFKRKSQSGQKRFWGKYRGKVLDNVDPLFQGRIIAKVPSISGSLLNWALPCTPYAGPDVGFYAVPPIGADVWIEFEGGDPDYPVWVGCFWGPEDILHVPEPVVPELKVFKTAHTTIVINDLDEVGGAKISVNPPAVDVPLEIEMNAEGIRLSCPEATIQMTPASITQSVPEAVASMEAANISFTVPESVIDMTPETISVAVPASSIDLTAAAIEIESVEISMDGEINMLPVVTVEGENNVAGAHTVEGDQNVAGAVTIEGGIVIGGGGVIDGAPII; translated from the coding sequence ATGACCTGGCCATTCAAACGCAAATCGCAATCGGGGCAAAAGAGATTCTGGGGCAAGTATCGCGGCAAGGTGCTCGATAATGTCGATCCGCTTTTCCAGGGGCGGATCATCGCCAAAGTGCCCAGCATCTCAGGATCTTTGCTAAACTGGGCGCTGCCATGCACACCCTATGCCGGGCCTGATGTCGGCTTCTACGCGGTCCCCCCGATTGGCGCGGATGTCTGGATCGAATTTGAAGGCGGCGATCCGGACTATCCGGTGTGGGTCGGGTGCTTCTGGGGTCCGGAAGACATCCTTCATGTTCCCGAGCCAGTTGTGCCCGAACTCAAAGTCTTCAAAACCGCGCACACCACTATCGTAATCAACGATCTCGACGAGGTCGGAGGCGCCAAGATCAGCGTCAATCCGCCGGCTGTCGACGTCCCGCTAGAGATCGAGATGAACGCTGAAGGCATCAGGCTGTCCTGCCCCGAAGCCACCATCCAGATGACGCCCGCTTCGATAACGCAGTCGGTGCCTGAAGCTGTTGCCAGCATGGAGGCGGCCAACATTTCGTTCACCGTGCCCGAGAGCGTTATCGACATGACGCCTGAGACGATTTCTGTCGCGGTTCCGGCTTCGTCAATCGATCTCACCGCCGCGGCAATCGAGATTGAATCGGTCGAGATCAGCATGGATGGCGAGATCAACATGCTGCCGGTCGTTACGGTCGAGGGCGAGAACAATGTCGCCGGTGCGCATACGGTTGAAGGCGACCAGAATGTCGCGGGCGCTGTTACGATCGAAGGCGGCATCGTGATTGGCGGCGGCGGCGTGATCGACGGAGCGCCGATCATATGA
- a CDS encoding ATP-binding protein, with amino-acid sequence MNAPHSPNKANSDLVAELGRISAHLTQYAEGSLGVAHEARGGAGAGVDENCPLGVLKRIFALTDFEGDVLLLAAASELDAECASIIARLQNGGAASFSLALAALPDAHWSALLPDAPLRRWGLVHLSSTASIPRAELRIDERILHFMLGLDCCDPALRALFEPLEDGLEIPSSLEPVKRRIQQNWAQVDTFDGRPDNLLLWGPDREVARALCHAAASQAGYGAIEVRLADLPAAPEELRSTMRLLKREALLTSSWVALDCGALDPEGTARLDTVLTAAQLPLLITARTPPHSDLRATMIEVPRMCAAERLSMWQKLLRDDGEPGDNMRRLAFQFRLTIGEMRAALCDARACSGEAGNVDRALWDACRVQARLAMPPTIERRDASLDWDALILPSRETEVLQSIAAQMRSRARVHEEWQMGKASAQGNGIAALFAGPSGTGKTLAAEVLASAVGLDLYRVDLSQVISKYIGETEKNLRHIFDAAERGGAALLFDEADALFGKRSDVKSSHDRNANMEVSYLLQRIESYGGLAILTSNLKDNLDEAFLRRLRFVVEFPHPQPSGRKAIWKRMLRDPTPCGAIDFDRLAKLNLAGGSIRNIALNAAFIAADQNRAVEMDDLRAASADEYAKLERVFGDEEWESGNGR; translated from the coding sequence ATGAACGCGCCGCATTCTCCAAACAAAGCCAATTCGGATCTGGTTGCAGAACTTGGCCGAATTTCGGCGCATCTGACGCAATATGCCGAAGGTTCGCTTGGCGTTGCTCACGAAGCCAGGGGCGGTGCAGGGGCAGGCGTCGATGAGAATTGTCCGTTAGGCGTACTCAAGCGCATCTTCGCGCTGACCGATTTTGAAGGCGATGTGCTGCTGCTTGCCGCAGCGAGCGAGCTGGATGCGGAATGCGCCTCGATAATCGCGCGGTTGCAGAACGGCGGGGCGGCCAGCTTCTCGCTTGCGCTAGCGGCCTTGCCGGATGCGCATTGGAGCGCGCTGCTGCCCGATGCACCACTGCGCCGTTGGGGCCTTGTCCATCTGTCTTCGACCGCTTCGATTCCGCGTGCGGAGCTTAGGATCGATGAGCGCATCCTGCATTTCATGCTTGGGCTGGACTGCTGCGATCCCGCTTTGCGCGCGCTGTTCGAACCGCTTGAGGACGGGTTGGAAATTCCTTCGAGCCTTGAGCCGGTCAAGCGCAGGATCCAGCAGAACTGGGCGCAGGTCGACACGTTTGACGGGCGGCCCGACAATTTGCTGCTTTGGGGACCGGACCGTGAGGTAGCGCGCGCTTTATGCCATGCCGCCGCCTCACAGGCTGGCTATGGCGCTATCGAGGTGCGGCTTGCCGATCTGCCCGCTGCGCCAGAGGAATTGCGGAGCACCATGCGCCTGCTTAAGCGCGAAGCTTTGCTTACTTCGTCTTGGGTGGCGCTTGATTGCGGAGCGCTGGATCCGGAGGGAACCGCGCGCCTCGACACTGTCCTGACAGCCGCACAATTGCCGTTGCTGATCACTGCTCGCACCCCGCCTCACAGCGACCTGCGTGCAACTATGATCGAAGTTCCCAGAATGTGTGCTGCCGAGCGGCTTTCAATGTGGCAGAAACTGCTGCGCGATGACGGAGAACCGGGCGACAATATGCGCCGCCTGGCATTTCAGTTCCGCCTGACGATCGGCGAAATGCGTGCTGCTTTGTGCGACGCGCGCGCTTGCTCCGGCGAGGCTGGGAATGTTGACCGGGCCTTGTGGGATGCGTGCCGTGTGCAGGCGAGGTTGGCAATGCCGCCCACGATTGAGCGCCGCGATGCGAGCCTTGATTGGGACGCGCTTATCCTGCCCTCTCGTGAGACAGAGGTGCTGCAATCCATCGCGGCGCAAATGCGCAGCCGGGCGCGCGTCCATGAAGAATGGCAGATGGGTAAAGCGAGCGCGCAGGGCAATGGAATCGCCGCGCTGTTTGCAGGCCCGAGCGGCACCGGCAAAACTCTGGCGGCAGAGGTTCTCGCCAGCGCGGTCGGCCTCGACCTCTACCGAGTCGATCTTTCGCAGGTGATCTCGAAATATATCGGCGAGACGGAAAAGAACCTGCGCCATATCTTCGATGCCGCAGAGCGCGGGGGTGCGGCTCTGCTGTTTGACGAGGCGGATGCGTTGTTCGGCAAGAGATCGGACGTCAAATCAAGCCATGATCGCAACGCCAATATGGAGGTGAGCTATCTCCTCCAACGCATTGAAAGCTATGGCGGTCTGGCGATCCTGACTTCCAATCTCAAGGACAATCTGGACGAGGCTTTCCTGCGCAGGCTGCGCTTTGTCGTCGAGTTTCCGCATCCTCAACCGAGCGGGCGCAAGGCGATTTGGAAGCGGATGTTGCGAGACCCTACACCATGCGGCGCGATCGACTTTGATCGGTTGGCAAAGCTCAACCTCGCGGGCGGCTCGATCCGCAACATCGCTTTGAATGCAGCTTTCATCGCCGCTGACCAGAACCGCGCGGTCGAGATGGACGATCTGCGTGCGGCGAGCGCTGATGAATATGCCAAGCTCGAGCGGGTCTTCGGAGACGAAGAATGGGAGAGCGGCAATGGGCGATAG